The Microbulbifer hydrolyticus genome has a segment encoding these proteins:
- a CDS encoding S1C family serine protease — protein MSLQRFLQDWAIPALIGLAAAAVLLLLFPQFQGKTERSRLPASFQGPVSYADAVTLAGPAVVNIFTRKTVSQRRHPLYNHPLFRRLFDNMNVPQQERMQSNLGSGVIVDPDGYILTNFHVISGAEQIAVVLSDGREAQADLVGADADFDLAVLKIDLPDLTSIEVGEPDRAQVGDVVLAIGNPFGVGQSVTQGIISATGRDLANTGTGSYLQNFLQTDAAVNPGNSGGALVDAYGKLLGINTSILNQSGSAGGISFAIPANIALKIMQDIIEFGRVVPGWLGIEAQNLTPLLARSFNLTSTNGVIISAIYNEGPAHRAGLKPGDVITHINGDPINDGEHGNAAMATLRPGEVVTITYVRNGATLTTQATVSEKPQPQDEG, from the coding sequence GTGTCACTACAACGATTTCTGCAAGACTGGGCCATCCCGGCCCTTATTGGACTCGCCGCAGCAGCCGTACTGCTACTGCTGTTCCCCCAGTTTCAGGGGAAAACCGAGCGGTCCCGCCTCCCGGCAAGCTTTCAGGGCCCGGTCTCCTATGCCGACGCGGTAACGCTCGCAGGGCCGGCGGTGGTCAATATATTCACGCGCAAGACGGTCTCCCAGCGCAGACACCCCCTGTATAACCACCCGCTGTTCCGCCGCCTGTTCGACAATATGAACGTGCCACAGCAGGAGCGGATGCAGTCAAACCTCGGATCCGGGGTGATCGTAGACCCCGACGGCTATATCCTGACCAATTTTCACGTCATTTCCGGGGCAGAACAAATCGCGGTGGTCCTGTCCGACGGGCGGGAGGCCCAGGCAGACCTGGTCGGCGCCGACGCGGATTTTGACCTGGCAGTTCTGAAGATTGACCTTCCCGACCTCACCTCCATCGAAGTGGGCGAGCCGGACAGGGCACAGGTCGGCGATGTGGTGCTGGCAATCGGCAACCCCTTCGGCGTGGGGCAGTCGGTTACCCAGGGCATTATCAGTGCGACCGGACGAGACCTGGCGAACACCGGTACCGGTAGCTACCTGCAGAATTTTCTGCAGACAGATGCGGCGGTCAATCCGGGCAACTCCGGTGGCGCGCTCGTAGATGCGTACGGCAAACTTCTGGGTATAAACACGTCGATCCTGAACCAGAGCGGCTCAGCTGGCGGGATCAGCTTTGCCATTCCAGCAAATATCGCGCTCAAAATCATGCAGGACATTATCGAGTTTGGACGGGTCGTACCCGGGTGGCTGGGGATCGAGGCACAAAACCTCACTCCGCTGCTGGCGCGGTCTTTCAACCTGACATCCACCAACGGAGTCATTATTAGTGCTATCTATAACGAGGGGCCCGCGCATCGGGCGGGTCTGAAGCCCGGGGATGTAATCACCCATATCAACGGGGACCCGATCAATGATGGCGAGCACGGTAATGCGGCGATGGCGACTCTGCGCCCCGGAGAGGTTGTGACCATTACCTATGTGCGCAATGGCGCTACCCTCACCACCCAGGCCACCGTCTCGGAAAAGCCACAACCGCAAGATGAAGGCTGA
- the hisG gene encoding ATP phosphoribosyltransferase: MQITIALTKGRILKETLPLLAAAGLEPLEDIAKSRKLIFPTNQENVRLLILRGSDVPTYVQHGAADMGVAGKDNLLENDDSNIYEPLDLNIARCRLMTAGIKGAPLPSGRIKVATKFVQSAKRYYAAQGRQADIIKLYGAMELAPLMDLADEIVDIVDTGNTLKANGLEARDKIAEISSRLIVNKASMKMKYSAINALIEQLAQAVSARKAS, translated from the coding sequence ATGCAGATCACTATTGCCCTGACCAAGGGGCGTATTCTCAAGGAAACCCTGCCGCTGTTGGCGGCGGCAGGCCTCGAACCGCTGGAAGATATCGCCAAGAGCCGCAAGCTGATTTTTCCTACCAATCAGGAAAACGTTCGTCTGCTCATATTGCGTGGCTCTGATGTGCCCACCTATGTGCAGCATGGCGCGGCGGATATGGGGGTGGCCGGTAAGGACAACCTGCTCGAGAACGACGATAGCAACATCTACGAGCCTCTGGATCTGAATATTGCTCGCTGTCGTCTGATGACGGCGGGTATCAAGGGCGCTCCACTGCCCAGTGGCCGGATCAAGGTGGCGACCAAGTTTGTGCAGTCGGCAAAGCGTTATTACGCTGCCCAGGGGCGTCAGGCGGATATCATTAAACTGTATGGGGCCATGGAGCTTGCCCCACTGATGGATCTTGCCGACGAAATCGTGGATATCGTGGATACCGGAAATACCCTCAAGGCCAACGGCCTCGAGGCTCGGGACAAGATTGCCGAAATCAGTAGTCGCCTGATCGTCAACAAGGCGTCCATGAAGATGAAATACAGTGCAATCAATGCGTTGATCGAACAGCTGGCGCAAGCGGTAAGCGCACGCAAAGCCAGTTGA
- the sat gene encoding sulfate adenylyltransferase, which translates to MSLVRPHGSVELQPRFVYDSERHHQLIQEAESLPSIVVSSAAAANAVMLGAGYFNPLHGYMNLADTLSVAESLRTVDGLFWPVPVVNMVEDTSAIAGAKRIALRDPNVEGNPVLAVMDVDAIETVSDEQINTIAEHVFGTLDDAHPGVATFKAAGRQLISGSIEVLNFSYFQADFPDTFRTAVEIRNEFAEHGWSKVVAFQTRNPMHRAHEELCKMALEAVDADGVLIHMLLGKLKPGDIPAHVRDASIRKMVEEYFPENTVMVTGYGFDMLYAGPREAVLHAVFRQNCGCSHLIVGRDHAGVGDYYGAFDAQTIFDEKVPEGALEIQIFRADHTAYSKKLNKVVMMRDVPDHTKEDFILLSGTRVREMLGDGIAPPPEFSRPEVAQILMDYYQSL; encoded by the coding sequence ATGTCCCTGGTTCGTCCACACGGCAGTGTCGAGCTGCAGCCCCGTTTCGTTTACGACAGTGAGCGTCATCATCAGCTGATACAGGAGGCAGAATCCCTGCCGTCCATCGTGGTCAGCTCCGCCGCCGCTGCCAACGCGGTCATGCTGGGCGCTGGTTACTTCAACCCGCTGCACGGCTATATGAATCTGGCGGATACCCTGAGTGTCGCCGAGTCCCTGCGCACGGTAGACGGCCTGTTCTGGCCGGTGCCGGTAGTCAATATGGTGGAAGACACCTCTGCCATCGCCGGTGCCAAGCGCATCGCGCTGCGCGACCCCAATGTTGAAGGGAACCCGGTTCTGGCGGTCATGGATGTGGATGCCATTGAAACCGTTTCCGACGAGCAGATAAACACCATCGCCGAGCATGTGTTCGGCACACTGGATGACGCCCATCCCGGTGTCGCCACCTTCAAGGCCGCTGGTCGCCAGTTGATCTCCGGCTCAATTGAAGTGTTGAACTTCAGCTATTTCCAGGCGGACTTCCCGGATACCTTCCGCACCGCGGTGGAAATCCGCAACGAATTTGCCGAGCATGGCTGGAGCAAGGTTGTGGCCTTCCAGACTCGCAATCCCATGCACCGCGCGCACGAGGAACTGTGCAAAATGGCGCTGGAAGCGGTTGATGCCGACGGCGTCCTGATTCACATGCTGCTGGGTAAACTGAAGCCAGGTGATATCCCCGCCCATGTGCGTGATGCATCAATCCGCAAAATGGTGGAGGAATACTTCCCCGAGAACACGGTAATGGTGACCGGCTACGGTTTTGATATGCTCTACGCGGGCCCGCGCGAGGCCGTTCTGCACGCGGTATTCCGTCAGAACTGTGGGTGCAGCCACCTGATTGTGGGCCGGGATCACGCCGGTGTGGGTGATTATTACGGGGCATTCGATGCGCAGACCATCTTCGATGAGAAGGTGCCTGAGGGTGCGCTGGAGATTCAGATCTTCCGCGCGGATCACACTGCCTACTCAAAGAAACTGAACAAGGTGGTGATGATGCGCGATGTGCCGGACCACACCAAAGAGGACTTTATCCTGCTGTCCGGCACCAGGGTGCGCGAGATGCTGGGCGACGGTATTGCACCGCCTCCTGAGTTCTCCCGCCCGGAAGTGGCTCAGATCCTGATGGATTACTACCAGAGCCTGTAA
- the hisD gene encoding histidinol dehydrogenase: protein MSDFSIRRLDAGSPGFSDDLDRLLAWESVADQQVESTVADILRQVRVRGDAAVIEFTNRFDRRDLKRAEEFCLDTSALHAALERIPASSRDALQAAASRVREYHEHQLQSSWQYQEADGTILGQQITPMERVGIYVPGGKASYPSSVLMNAIPAKVAGVDEIQMVVPAPDGQLNDLVLAAAAIAGVDRVFTIGGAQAVAALAYGTDSIRRVDKIVGPGNIFVASAKRAVFGQVAIDMIAGPSEILVICDGETDPDWIAMDLLSQAEHDEQAQSILLCPDAAFLDAVERSLEKLLKTLPREAIASRSIAERGALVLVQDIQQAIDVSNRIAPEHLEVSVSEPEQYLPRIRHAGAIFLGRYTAEALGDYCAGPNHVLPTSGTARFSSPLGVYDFQKRSSIIYCSEQGADKLGRVASTLARGEGLDAHARSAEFRVSDGDD from the coding sequence ATGAGTGATTTTTCCATTCGCCGGCTGGATGCCGGTAGCCCGGGTTTCTCCGATGACCTGGACCGTCTGTTGGCCTGGGAGTCGGTGGCGGACCAGCAGGTAGAATCGACTGTGGCGGATATACTCCGGCAGGTAAGGGTGCGCGGTGATGCGGCGGTGATTGAGTTCACCAACCGGTTTGATCGCCGGGACCTCAAGCGTGCGGAAGAGTTCTGTCTTGATACCAGTGCACTACATGCGGCACTGGAGCGTATCCCCGCGAGTAGCCGCGATGCGCTACAGGCGGCCGCCAGCCGGGTGCGGGAGTATCATGAACATCAGCTGCAGTCCTCTTGGCAATATCAGGAGGCAGACGGCACGATTCTCGGTCAGCAGATAACGCCCATGGAGCGTGTGGGAATCTATGTTCCGGGCGGCAAGGCCAGCTACCCATCCTCGGTATTGATGAATGCGATTCCTGCCAAGGTTGCCGGTGTTGATGAAATTCAGATGGTGGTGCCGGCACCCGACGGCCAGCTGAATGATCTGGTGCTGGCCGCAGCGGCGATAGCCGGTGTCGACCGGGTCTTTACCATTGGCGGAGCCCAGGCTGTAGCGGCCCTTGCTTATGGAACCGACTCGATCCGGCGCGTGGACAAGATCGTTGGTCCGGGAAATATCTTTGTCGCTTCTGCCAAGCGCGCCGTGTTCGGTCAGGTTGCCATTGATATGATTGCTGGTCCGTCAGAGATCCTGGTGATCTGCGATGGCGAGACTGACCCGGACTGGATCGCGATGGACCTGTTGTCTCAGGCCGAGCACGACGAGCAGGCCCAGTCGATCCTGCTGTGCCCGGATGCTGCATTTCTTGACGCCGTGGAGCGCTCGCTGGAAAAGCTGCTGAAAACGCTTCCGCGTGAGGCTATCGCCAGTCGCTCCATCGCCGAACGCGGGGCGTTGGTCCTGGTGCAGGATATCCAGCAGGCGATCGACGTTTCCAACCGAATTGCGCCGGAGCACCTCGAGGTGTCGGTGAGCGAGCCGGAGCAGTATTTGCCCCGCATCCGTCACGCGGGTGCTATTTTCCTCGGCCGATATACTGCAGAGGCGCTGGGTGACTACTGCGCTGGCCCCAATCATGTGTTGCCCACCAGCGGTACCGCGCGGTTTTCGTCACCGCTCGGGGTTTACGATTTTCAGAAGCGCAGCTCGATCATTTACTGTTCCGAGCAGGGGGCAGACAAGCTCGGCCGCGTGGCATCAACGCTGGCGCGCGGTGAAGGATTGGATGCCCACGCGCGGTCTGCTGAATTCCGCGTGAGTGATGGCGACGACTGA